A window of the Thunnus albacares chromosome 15, fThuAlb1.1, whole genome shotgun sequence genome harbors these coding sequences:
- the LOC122998965 gene encoding protein delta homolog 1 isoform X2, translating into MHLTAVVLILLVTRIAKGWECSAGCNTENGFCEKPGKCRCKPGWQGDNCDQCVPFPGCLHGTCEKAWQCICEEGWVGSLCDKDTRLCSSRPCAGNATCIETGEGGYLCICPHGYAGENCHLKRGVCLTNGSPCQNGGTCTDTDGSAADSSCLCPPGFSGDFCEISVDSCKPNPCLNGGNCTNHGLAFTCICPHGFTGFTCNDTASLSPCAGRPCATGGTCVGQPDGTFRCVCQKWFTGPTCSQQHRPKARSKPVGARPVEHRVFALSPQHYSLPAHAFHKLLRPPERDLLKITLKETVHSPGVLVSHGQLICFGMLALLTCLVILGTTGIVFFGRCETWLANAKYSQLVRQQREHLLKEAGSASQEEPEHSVNIILPEKIRLTSFGRHYTSI; encoded by the exons ATGCATCTCACAGCGGTGGTCTTAATTCTGCTCGTGACACGCATCGCCAAAG GTTGGGAATGCAGCGCAGGGTGCAACACAGAAAATGGGTTTTGTGAGAAGCCAGGGAAGTGCAG GTGCAAACCAGGGTGGCAAGGGGACAACTGCGACCAGTGCGTTCCCTTCCCCGGCTGCCTGCACGGCACATGTGAGAAAGCCTGGCAGTGTATCTGCGAGGAGGGCTGGGTGGGCAGCCTGTGTGACAAAG ATACTCGGCTGTGCTCATCCAGGCCTTGTGCTGGTAATGCCACCTGCATAGAGACGGGAGAGGGGGGATACCTATGCATCTGTCCCCATGGCTACGCTGGTGAAAACTGCCACCTGAAGAGAGGAGTCTGTCTCACAAACGG CTCTCCTTGTCAGAACGGAGGCACATGTACAGATACGGATGGCTCAGCAGCTGATTCTTCCTGTCTATGTCCCCCTGGGTTTTCTGGAGACTTCTGTGAAATCAGTGTTGACAGCTGCAAACCTAACCCCTGTCTAAACGGTGGCAACTGTACAAACCACGGCCTGGCCTTCACGTGTATCTGTCCGCACGGTTTCACTGGTTTCACTTGTAATGACACCGCCAGCCTCTCTCCCTGTGCAGGCAGGCCATGCGCCACTGGGGGCACGTGTGTCGGTCAACCTGATGGCACTTTCAGGTGTGTTTGCCAGAAATGGTTTACAGGTCCCACATGTTCGCAGCAGCACAGACCGAAGGCCAGGTCCAAACCGGTCGGTGCCAGACCTGTGGAACACAGAGTTTTCGCGCTGAGCCCGCAGCACTACTCCCTCCCTGCTCACGCCTTCCACAAGCTCCTCAGACCGCCTGAGAGAGACCTGCTCAAGATCACCCTGAAGGAGACAGTCCACTCCCCCGGTGTCCTGGTCAGCCACGGTCAGCTCATCTGCTTCGGCATGCTGGCCCTGCTAACCTGCCTGGTCATCCTGGGCACTACAGGCATTGTGTTTTTTGGCCGGTGTGAGACGTGGCTGGCTAACGCAAAGTACAGCCAGCTTGTTCGGCAGCAAAGGGAACACCTGCTCAAAGAGGCAGGAAGCGCGAGCCAGGAGGAGCCGGAGCATTCAGTAAACATCATTCTGCCGGAGAAGATTAGACTCACCAGCTTTGGGAGACACTACACCTCCATCTGA
- the LOC122998965 gene encoding protein delta homolog 1 isoform X1: MHLTAVVLILLVTRIAKGWECSAGCNTENGFCEKPGKCRCKPGWQGDNCDQCVPFPGCLHGTCEKAWQCICEEGWVGSLCDKDTRLCSSRPCAGNATCIETGEGGYLCICPHGYAGENCHLKRGVCLTNGYQHLRFYFNSPCQNGGTCTDTDGSAADSSCLCPPGFSGDFCEISVDSCKPNPCLNGGNCTNHGLAFTCICPHGFTGFTCNDTASLSPCAGRPCATGGTCVGQPDGTFRCVCQKWFTGPTCSQQHRPKARSKPVGARPVEHRVFALSPQHYSLPAHAFHKLLRPPERDLLKITLKETVHSPGVLVSHGQLICFGMLALLTCLVILGTTGIVFFGRCETWLANAKYSQLVRQQREHLLKEAGSASQEEPEHSVNIILPEKIRLTSFGRHYTSI, from the exons ATGCATCTCACAGCGGTGGTCTTAATTCTGCTCGTGACACGCATCGCCAAAG GTTGGGAATGCAGCGCAGGGTGCAACACAGAAAATGGGTTTTGTGAGAAGCCAGGGAAGTGCAG GTGCAAACCAGGGTGGCAAGGGGACAACTGCGACCAGTGCGTTCCCTTCCCCGGCTGCCTGCACGGCACATGTGAGAAAGCCTGGCAGTGTATCTGCGAGGAGGGCTGGGTGGGCAGCCTGTGTGACAAAG ATACTCGGCTGTGCTCATCCAGGCCTTGTGCTGGTAATGCCACCTGCATAGAGACGGGAGAGGGGGGATACCTATGCATCTGTCCCCATGGCTACGCTGGTGAAAACTGCCACCTGAAGAGAGGAGTCTGTCTCACAAACGGGTACCAGCACCTCCGTTTCTATTTTAA CTCTCCTTGTCAGAACGGAGGCACATGTACAGATACGGATGGCTCAGCAGCTGATTCTTCCTGTCTATGTCCCCCTGGGTTTTCTGGAGACTTCTGTGAAATCAGTGTTGACAGCTGCAAACCTAACCCCTGTCTAAACGGTGGCAACTGTACAAACCACGGCCTGGCCTTCACGTGTATCTGTCCGCACGGTTTCACTGGTTTCACTTGTAATGACACCGCCAGCCTCTCTCCCTGTGCAGGCAGGCCATGCGCCACTGGGGGCACGTGTGTCGGTCAACCTGATGGCACTTTCAGGTGTGTTTGCCAGAAATGGTTTACAGGTCCCACATGTTCGCAGCAGCACAGACCGAAGGCCAGGTCCAAACCGGTCGGTGCCAGACCTGTGGAACACAGAGTTTTCGCGCTGAGCCCGCAGCACTACTCCCTCCCTGCTCACGCCTTCCACAAGCTCCTCAGACCGCCTGAGAGAGACCTGCTCAAGATCACCCTGAAGGAGACAGTCCACTCCCCCGGTGTCCTGGTCAGCCACGGTCAGCTCATCTGCTTCGGCATGCTGGCCCTGCTAACCTGCCTGGTCATCCTGGGCACTACAGGCATTGTGTTTTTTGGCCGGTGTGAGACGTGGCTGGCTAACGCAAAGTACAGCCAGCTTGTTCGGCAGCAAAGGGAACACCTGCTCAAAGAGGCAGGAAGCGCGAGCCAGGAGGAGCCGGAGCATTCAGTAAACATCATTCTGCCGGAGAAGATTAGACTCACCAGCTTTGGGAGACACTACACCTCCATCTGA